The proteins below are encoded in one region of Berryella intestinalis:
- the tet(W) gene encoding tetracycline resistance ribosomal protection protein Tet(W), translating into MKIINIGILAHVDAGKTTLTESLLYASGAISEPGSVEKGTTRTDTMFLERQRGITIQAAVTSFQWHRCKVNIVDTPGHMDFLAEVYRSLAVLDGAILVISAKDGVQAQTRILFHALRKMNIPTVIFINKIDQAGVDLQSVVQSVRDKLSADIIIKQTVSLSPEIVLEENTDIEAWDAVIENNDELLEKYIAGEPISREKLAREEQQRVQDASLFPVYHGSAKNGLGIQPLMDAVTGLFQPIGEQGSAALCGSVFKVEYTDCGQRRVYLRLYSGTLRLRDTVALAGREKLKITEMRIPSKGEIVRTDTAYPGEIVILPSDSVRLNDVLGDPTRLPRKRWREDPLPMLRTSIAPKTAAQRERLLDALTQLADTDPLLRCEVDSITHEIILSFLGRVQLEVVSALLSEKYKLETVVKEPTVIYMERPLKAASHTIHIEVPPNPFWASIGLSVTPLPLGSGVQYESRVSLGYLNQSFQNAVRDGIRYGLEQGLFGWNVTDCKICFEYGLYYSPVSTPADFRSLAPIVLEQALKESGTQLLEPYLSFTLYAPREYLSRAYHDAPKYCATIETAQVKKDEVVFTGEIPARCIQAYRTDLAFYTNGRSVCLTELKGYQAAVGQPVIQPRRPNSRLDKVRHMFQKVM; encoded by the coding sequence ATGAAAATAATCAATATTGGAATTCTTGCCCATGTAGACGCTGGAAAGACGACCTTGACGGAGAGCCTGCTATATGCCAGCGGAGCCATTTCAGAACCGGGGAGCGTCGAAAAAGGGACAACGAGGACGGACACCATGTTTTTGGAGCGGCAGCGTGGGATTACCATTCAAGCGGCAGTCACTTCCTTCCAGTGGCACAGATGTAAAGTCAACATTGTGGATACGCCCGGCCACATGGATTTTTTGGCGGAGGTGTACCGCTCTTTGGCTGTTTTAGATGGGGCCATCTTGGTGATCTCCGCTAAAGATGGCGTGCAGGCCCAGACCCGTATTCTGTTCCATGCCCTGCGGAAAATGAACATTCCCACCGTTATCTTTATCAACAAGATCGACCAGGCTGGCGTTGATTTGCAGAGCGTGGTTCAGTCTGTTCGGGATAAGCTCTCCGCCGATATTATCATCAAGCAGACGGTGTCGCTGTCCCCGGAAATAGTCCTGGAGGAAAATACCGACATAGAAGCATGGGATGCGGTCATCGAAAATAACGATGAATTATTGGAAAAGTATATCGCAGGAGAACCAATCAGCCGGGAAAAACTTGCGCGGGAGGAACAGCAGCGGGTTCAAGACGCCTCCCTGTTCCCAGTCTATCATGGCAGCGCCAAAAATGGCCTTGGCATTCAACCGTTGATGGATGCGGTGACAGGGCTGTTCCAACCGATTGGGGAACAGGGGAGCGCCGCCCTATGCGGCAGCGTTTTCAAGGTGGAGTACACCGATTGCGGCCAGCGGCGTGTCTATCTACGGTTATACAGCGGAACGCTGCGCCTGCGGGATACGGTGGCCCTGGCCGGGAGAGAAAAGCTGAAAATCACAGAGATGCGTATTCCATCCAAAGGGGAAATTGTTCGGACAGACACCGCTTATCCGGGTGAAATTGTTATCCTTCCCAGCGACAGCGTGAGGTTAAACGATGTATTAGGGGACCCAACCCGGCTCCCTCGTAAAAGGTGGCGCGAGGACCCCCTCCCCATGCTGCGGACGTCGATTGCGCCGAAAACGGCAGCGCAAAGAGAACGGCTGCTGGACGCTCTTACGCAACTTGCGGATACTGACCCGCTTTTGCGCTGCGAGGTGGATTCCATCACCCATGAGATCATTCTTTCTTTTTTGGGCCGGGTGCAGTTGGAGGTTGTTTCCGCTTTGCTGTCGGAAAAATACAAGCTTGAAACAGTGGTAAAGGAACCCACCGTCATTTATATGGAGCGGCCGCTCAAAGCAGCCAGCCACACCATCCATATCGAGGTGCCGCCCAACCCGTTTTGGGCATCCATCGGACTGTCTGTTACACCACTCCCGCTTGGCTCCGGTGTACAATACGAGAGCCGGGTTTCGCTGGGATACTTGAACCAGAGTTTTCAAAACGCTGTCAGGGATGGTATCCGTTACGGGCTGGAGCAGGGCTTGTTCGGCTGGAACGTAACGGACTGTAAGATTTGCTTTGAATACGGGCTTTATTACAGTCCGGTCAGCACGCCGGCGGACTTCCGCTCATTGGCCCCGATTGTATTGGAACAGGCATTGAAGGAATCAGGGACGCAACTGCTGGAACCTTATCTCTCCTTCACCCTCTATGCGCCCCGGGAATATCTTTCCAGGGCTTATCATGATGCACCGAAATACTGTGCCACCATCGAAACGGCCCAGGTAAAAAAGGATGAAGTTGTCTTTACTGGCGAGATTCCCGCCCGCTGTATACAGGCATACCGTACTGATCTGGCCTTTTACACCAACGGGCGGAGCGTATGCCTTACAGAGCTGAAAGGATATCAGGCCGCTGTCGGTCAGCCGGTCATCCAGCCCCGCCGTCCAAACAGCCGCCTGGACAAGGTGCGCCATATGTTTCAGAAGGTAATGTAA
- a CDS encoding AAA family ATPase, which yields MGDDHMQSAQRNTEWISFYEEFADSLLRYMGNRGELVSAIQSVFSKAGLKLPKLEAENPPADIDPFTVIGLFNKGITDKNRKTIMGAFAEEFGMSSPVPESFDGVPVLNNLNATFYRFRDDASRGENDIDNLWTLFGAAITFADAKTEENKDVFSSSFDAVKDLKGNRWKLTMGLYWIRPYSFLNLDSRNRWFIDEMSGFPEDIRAEVKALREVPQASEYLSICDRIAATFADGDYCFSDFPSLSHEAWIVSEKVNEENRKAASDDVATDEVLTDVRGTHYWLYSPGSGAFLWDELRDRGEIAIGWEQIGDLSAYASKEAMKQAMKEKIDPSKPYKNAAHATWQFANEMKPGDIVYAKRGISEVIGRGIVTSDYRYVPSLGKDRSNVRSVEWTHVGTWEHPGQAAIKTLTDITPYKDYVEKMEGLFSSYESEEEAPESAYPAYTKDEFLDDVFMSEEDYEELSFLTRTKKNVIIQGAPGVGKTYCAKRLAFSLMGQKDASRVMMVQFHQSYSYEDFIEGYRPSGSGFELRKGPFYRFCKKAEVDSDNEYFLIIDEINRGNLSKIFGELFMLIEADKRGVGLNLLYSDEEFFVPKNVRIIGMMNTADRSLAMLDYALRRRFAFFDIRPGFDSDGFGAYADNLDSRQFDALIATVKALNAEIAEDETLGEGFCIGHSYFCNIPNGKADSARLSTIVNYELVPLLREYWYDEPGKVKEWTQRLRAAVS from the coding sequence TTGGGTGATGATCACATGCAGTCGGCTCAAAGAAACACGGAGTGGATTAGCTTCTACGAAGAATTCGCAGACTCGCTCCTTAGGTACATGGGTAATAGAGGAGAGCTAGTAAGCGCAATTCAATCCGTTTTCTCGAAAGCTGGCTTGAAGCTCCCTAAGCTCGAAGCGGAAAACCCTCCTGCTGACATTGACCCCTTCACCGTCATCGGCCTTTTCAACAAGGGCATCACCGACAAGAATCGAAAGACGATCATGGGCGCCTTCGCTGAGGAATTCGGGATGTCTTCCCCCGTACCCGAATCATTCGACGGAGTCCCAGTCCTCAACAACCTTAATGCTACCTTCTACAGGTTCAGAGATGACGCTTCTCGTGGAGAAAACGATATCGACAACCTGTGGACCCTCTTTGGCGCTGCTATTACTTTCGCGGATGCCAAGACCGAGGAGAACAAAGACGTTTTCTCCTCTTCTTTTGATGCCGTTAAGGACCTTAAAGGTAACCGCTGGAAGCTCACGATGGGCCTCTACTGGATCCGTCCCTATTCCTTCCTAAACCTCGACAGCCGAAACCGCTGGTTTATCGACGAGATGTCTGGTTTCCCCGAGGACATCAGGGCAGAGGTCAAGGCTCTTCGAGAAGTTCCCCAGGCAAGCGAATACCTGTCCATTTGCGACCGCATTGCAGCAACGTTCGCTGATGGTGACTACTGCTTCTCCGACTTCCCCTCGCTTTCCCATGAGGCATGGATTGTCTCCGAAAAGGTTAATGAGGAAAACAGGAAGGCGGCCAGCGATGATGTCGCCACCGATGAGGTTCTCACCGATGTAAGGGGAACGCACTACTGGCTATACTCACCTGGCTCAGGGGCGTTTCTTTGGGACGAGCTCAGGGATCGCGGAGAAATCGCCATCGGCTGGGAGCAGATCGGGGACTTGTCCGCCTATGCGAGCAAGGAAGCCATGAAGCAGGCCATGAAGGAAAAGATCGACCCTTCCAAGCCTTACAAGAACGCCGCCCACGCGACCTGGCAATTCGCGAACGAGATGAAGCCTGGCGATATTGTCTACGCCAAGCGCGGAATCTCCGAGGTCATCGGCAGGGGTATTGTCACCTCAGACTACCGCTATGTGCCGTCCTTGGGAAAAGACAGGTCCAATGTCAGATCCGTTGAATGGACCCACGTTGGAACCTGGGAGCATCCGGGTCAAGCAGCAATCAAGACCCTTACGGACATTACTCCCTACAAGGATTACGTTGAAAAGATGGAAGGCCTCTTCTCCTCTTACGAGTCCGAGGAAGAGGCGCCCGAATCGGCCTATCCCGCATATACGAAAGACGAGTTCCTCGACGACGTGTTTATGAGCGAGGAAGATTATGAGGAGCTCTCCTTCCTTACCCGTACGAAGAAGAACGTGATCATCCAGGGCGCGCCTGGTGTCGGGAAGACATACTGCGCAAAGCGATTGGCGTTCTCCCTCATGGGTCAGAAAGACGCATCAAGGGTCATGATGGTGCAATTCCATCAAAGTTATTCCTACGAGGACTTCATCGAAGGTTACCGACCTTCCGGCAGTGGGTTCGAGCTGAGAAAAGGACCGTTCTACCGGTTCTGCAAAAAAGCAGAGGTCGACAGCGATAATGAGTATTTCCTCATCATCGACGAGATTAACAGGGGCAACCTTAGCAAAATTTTCGGCGAGCTCTTCATGCTCATTGAAGCCGACAAGCGAGGTGTTGGCTTAAATCTGTTGTACTCGGACGAAGAGTTCTTTGTTCCGAAAAACGTCCGAATCATCGGCATGATGAACACCGCCGACAGAAGCTTGGCGATGTTGGACTACGCCCTTCGCAGGCGATTCGCATTCTTCGACATCCGTCCTGGATTCGATTCAGATGGCTTTGGGGCATATGCGGACAATCTGGACAGCAGGCAATTTGATGCGCTGATCGCAACCGTCAAGGCTCTTAATGCTGAAATCGCCGAGGACGAAACTCTAGGAGAGGGCTTCTGCATTGGCCATAGCTATTTCTGCAATATCCCGAACGGAAAAGCGGATTCCGCACGCCTCAGCACGATCGTCAACTACGAGCTTGTCCCGCTCTTGCGCGAATATTGGTACGACGAACCGGGCAAGGTCAAGGAATGGACTCAGCGCCTGAGGGCTGCCGTGAGCTAA
- a CDS encoding relaxase/mobilization nuclease domain-containing protein: MPILKPISGHGSTVGIRRYLEKKNRALARDFFNLSWDERKDIDTPEDKKEFVLWDVEMDATRAEFGHDEPWHGMRARTFKHFVLSPDPDDAIGLAELRELSSAWALRFFPDNQIAIVYHDDNARGIPHAHIVVNSTNLLTGNRMHTEHPEDLNRALQDMARERGLSGLSNQRKPSEGKADAAEKNKVNAPRTRRNVYLGRQEREIAKAGGYTWVGDIRARVALAKTMAASEAEFFAILDALDVHVADNSSKARRDDWIFSLADWPSKKVSGERLGYTYGKQMLQRRFDRSGAYRPTEKSIDEIRKRAENAVELNDLEDLSKLSAALETCAKFDVESLEEFDARLATLSRRGQIGSEGAQRLMQAKEYMTEHGLMPQQVRYEQRQEELVDRRRSRTNQNEQRSLAARQREQQRRRNER; encoded by the coding sequence ATGCCAATTCTGAAACCGATATCGGGGCATGGCTCAACCGTCGGAATCAGGCGGTATCTGGAGAAGAAGAACCGCGCGTTAGCAAGGGACTTCTTCAATCTCTCGTGGGACGAGCGTAAAGACATCGACACTCCCGAGGACAAGAAGGAGTTTGTGCTCTGGGATGTCGAGATGGATGCGACAAGGGCCGAGTTTGGACATGACGAACCTTGGCATGGAATGAGGGCCAGAACTTTCAAGCACTTCGTCCTCTCCCCGGACCCAGATGACGCCATCGGCCTTGCAGAGCTGCGGGAGCTTTCAAGCGCCTGGGCCCTCAGGTTCTTCCCCGACAACCAGATCGCCATCGTCTACCACGACGACAACGCTCGCGGCATCCCCCATGCCCACATCGTCGTCAATAGCACCAACCTCCTAACTGGCAACAGAATGCACACCGAGCACCCCGAGGACCTTAACCGGGCGCTGCAGGACATGGCGCGGGAGCGAGGACTTTCGGGCCTGTCGAACCAGAGGAAGCCATCTGAGGGCAAGGCTGACGCGGCTGAGAAGAACAAGGTTAACGCGCCCAGGACACGGAGAAACGTCTACCTGGGACGGCAGGAGAGGGAAATCGCCAAGGCGGGCGGATACACCTGGGTCGGCGATATCAGGGCGCGCGTGGCCCTTGCGAAGACCATGGCCGCCAGCGAGGCGGAGTTCTTCGCGATCCTGGACGCCTTGGACGTTCATGTGGCCGACAACTCCTCGAAGGCGCGCCGGGACGACTGGATCTTCTCGCTTGCGGACTGGCCTTCGAAGAAGGTCTCCGGAGAGCGGCTTGGCTACACCTACGGCAAGCAGATGCTGCAGCGGCGCTTCGATAGGAGCGGGGCATACAGACCCACCGAGAAATCAATCGACGAGATCAGGAAGCGCGCCGAGAACGCTGTCGAGCTGAACGACCTGGAGGACCTTTCAAAACTCTCCGCTGCGCTGGAGACTTGCGCGAAGTTCGATGTCGAGTCCCTGGAGGAGTTCGATGCTCGCCTCGCTACCCTCTCCCGACGCGGCCAGATCGGCAGCGAGGGCGCCCAGAGGCTCATGCAGGCGAAGGAGTATATGACCGAGCACGGGCTTATGCCTCAGCAGGTCAGGTACGAGCAGAGGCAGGAGGAGCTTGTCGACAGGCGCAGGTCCAGGACGAACCAGAACGAGCAAAGAAGCCTGGCTGCAAGGCAACGTGAGCAACAGCGAAGGAGGAACGAGCGATGA
- a CDS encoding nucleotidyltransferase domain-containing protein: MVTKDDACWIIGLSAGAGIGVYLDGGWGVDALVGRETRAHNDIDLFVQRGDYQRFVDLIADEGFSEVAASFTTEDHTVWQDEAGRIVDLHCFDFAENGDILYQGDRFPGEVFSGRGRIGEVEVSCIDPESQLLFHLGYQHDEHDVHDVMLLCREYGFDVPEEYR; this comes from the coding sequence ATGGTCACCAAGGATGATGCGTGTTGGATAATCGGCCTTTCCGCAGGTGCGGGCATTGGCGTATATCTTGATGGCGGCTGGGGCGTCGATGCGCTTGTCGGGCGTGAGACCAGGGCTCATAACGACATCGACCTGTTCGTTCAGCGCGGGGATTACCAAAGGTTCGTGGATCTAATTGCTGATGAGGGGTTTTCCGAGGTGGCTGCATCTTTCACCACCGAAGATCACACGGTGTGGCAAGACGAGGCGGGGCGCATCGTCGACCTGCATTGCTTCGATTTCGCCGAGAATGGCGATATTCTGTATCAGGGAGATCGTTTTCCCGGGGAGGTCTTTTCGGGGAGGGGGCGCATCGGCGAGGTGGAGGTGTCGTGCATCGACCCCGAAAGCCAGCTGTTGTTTCACTTGGGCTATCAGCATGACGAGCACGACGTCCACGATGTCATGCTCCTATGCCGTGAGTACGGTTTCGACGTTCCCGAAGAATATCGCTAG
- a CDS encoding class B sortase, translating into MKNGTRKVLVALSCLAIVAGVAMFVLGQGGVEQNPSPTYQRAITDPDEEGQDRVIDWGSLPDSVIAWVYVPGTTIDYPVVRGFTEDPGFYLFHDAEGRYSAWGTPYVANGCEEGLESPLVMIYGHHMSDGTMFAPLAGYSSRPFAEEHAEIILYTPEQTLHLEPVLVNVINANKKNVRLSFGDQGELEEYMAAEEAESEVVLDGYRSGRQVFAFVTCSYETSNSRTVVYAMEAES; encoded by the coding sequence ATGAAGAACGGAACAAGGAAAGTGCTTGTCGCACTCTCGTGCCTGGCGATTGTGGCAGGAGTCGCCATGTTCGTGTTGGGGCAGGGCGGGGTAGAGCAGAACCCCTCCCCGACCTACCAACGCGCAATCACGGATCCAGATGAGGAAGGCCAGGACAGAGTCATCGACTGGGGTTCGCTCCCGGACAGCGTAATCGCATGGGTCTACGTGCCTGGCACCACCATCGACTATCCGGTTGTCAGGGGATTTACCGAGGACCCGGGATTCTACCTATTCCACGATGCAGAGGGGCGATACTCCGCATGGGGCACTCCCTACGTTGCCAACGGCTGCGAGGAGGGTCTGGAAAGCCCCCTAGTCATGATCTACGGGCACCACATGTCGGACGGGACGATGTTCGCCCCGCTGGCGGGTTACAGCAGCAGGCCTTTTGCTGAGGAACATGCTGAAATCATCTTGTACACGCCTGAACAAACCCTGCATCTCGAGCCTGTGCTCGTCAACGTCATCAACGCCAACAAGAAGAACGTGCGCCTGAGTTTCGGCGATCAGGGGGAGCTGGAAGAGTACATGGCCGCAGAGGAGGCGGAGAGCGAGGTCGTGCTTGACGGATACCGTTCCGGCAGACAGGTATTCGCCTTCGTCACGTGCTCGTACGAGACGAGCAACTCGAGGACAGTCGTCTATGCGATGGAGGCCGAATCATGA
- a CDS encoding helix-turn-helix transcriptional regulator, protein MTMQPEDRVAVDQEALKGLRSRLGLTQRSVATCSGLTESAYRSYELGDRSPSLKDAEAIAWVLGVPFEMLLDHTPISITAAAASLMRMEELGYLTIFQDDFSTINLMAASNALARELRAIRRLAADDEPT, encoded by the coding sequence ATGACGATGCAGCCTGAGGATCGGGTAGCCGTTGATCAGGAAGCCCTCAAGGGCTTGCGTTCCAGATTGGGCTTAACCCAGCGCTCGGTAGCGACCTGCTCCGGACTGACGGAGTCGGCCTACAGGAGCTACGAGCTCGGTGATCGAAGCCCCAGTCTGAAAGATGCGGAGGCTATAGCATGGGTGCTCGGCGTTCCCTTCGAGATGCTGCTGGACCATACGCCGATCAGCATTACAGCCGCAGCTGCATCGCTGATGCGAATGGAAGAGCTGGGATACCTGACCATCTTTCAAGACGACTTCTCGACAATCAACCTGATGGCGGCGAGCAACGCCCTTGCTCGTGAGCTGCGCGCCATACGAAGGCTAGCTGCGGATGATGAACCGACATGA
- a CDS encoding IS1595 family transposase: MEDVLTQLTRQFLPQMTAAEKSRALRSLKALIDAELFDLAASEGAEDDPDRACPWCGSPHYVKRGRDGRGRQRFLCRGCARTFTDATMRIFSTTKLDRSAWMRFAECHVDMLPLRESAEKCGVCLKTAFFMRHRLLEAMAKRMPAFRVEAGGGAELDECFFRESFKGNRSRSESGVPRKPRARSQGTDGHEKICVLTGINDAGDIFYEIAGRGGLDEAAARELLADKLAVGAIISTDRAHVYRRVLPALGVGEHIASKREEHAINRVNSLHSQMRHFIGRFRGVSTRRLENYLAWFKWTWCFKVRRSADELAELIVRQAARGTYEKTWRQYKVTPYPFYEYWIKQAKWDSRARRAIYGVA, from the coding sequence ATGGAAGACGTGCTCACCCAGCTGACGAGGCAGTTCCTCCCGCAGATGACGGCTGCCGAGAAGAGCAGGGCCCTGAGATCGCTCAAGGCGCTGATAGACGCGGAGTTGTTCGACCTCGCGGCAAGCGAGGGGGCGGAAGACGATCCCGACAGAGCCTGCCCCTGGTGCGGCTCCCCGCATTACGTGAAGAGGGGGCGAGACGGGCGCGGCCGTCAGCGGTTCCTCTGCCGAGGGTGCGCCAGGACCTTCACCGACGCCACCATGCGCATCTTCTCCACCACCAAGCTCGACAGGTCGGCCTGGATGAGGTTCGCGGAGTGCCACGTGGACATGCTCCCGCTGCGCGAGTCGGCGGAAAAGTGCGGCGTGTGCCTCAAGACGGCGTTCTTCATGCGCCACAGGCTGCTCGAGGCCATGGCCAAGCGCATGCCCGCCTTCCGCGTGGAGGCCGGCGGCGGGGCCGAGCTCGACGAGTGCTTCTTCAGGGAGAGCTTCAAGGGAAACCGCTCCAGGTCGGAGTCCGGCGTGCCCAGGAAGCCCCGCGCAAGGTCGCAGGGAACCGACGGGCACGAGAAGATATGCGTGCTCACCGGCATCAACGACGCCGGCGACATCTTCTACGAGATCGCGGGGAGGGGCGGCCTCGACGAGGCGGCAGCCAGGGAGCTGCTCGCCGACAAGCTCGCGGTCGGCGCGATAATCTCGACGGACCGTGCGCACGTGTACCGCCGCGTCCTGCCCGCCCTCGGCGTCGGCGAGCACATCGCCAGCAAGAGGGAGGAGCACGCCATCAACAGGGTGAACAGCCTCCACTCCCAGATGAGGCACTTCATCGGCAGGTTCCGGGGCGTCTCCACGAGACGCCTCGAGAACTACCTCGCCTGGTTCAAGTGGACGTGGTGCTTCAAGGTCCGCAGGAGCGCGGACGAGCTCGCCGAGCTCATAGTGAGGCAGGCGGCCCGCGGCACGTACGAGAAGACCTGGCGCCAGTACAAGGTGACCCCCTATCCGTTCTACGAGTACTGGATCAAGCAGGCGAAATGGGACTCGCGTGCGCGGAGGGCCATATACGGCGTGGCGTGA